The genomic interval TTTTCCCAAATGCAGGGTGCTGTTGGTATGgccagaaagaagaaaaaaaaaaagcatgcacaTAATGACACCAAatcaaaaaaaaagccatataaaTGCATATTACATTTTAATCTCACTGGTGTTTTTAGATGctgtttaaattgccagaaaaattgtgtgtgaaggtctttctcaagctaaagcgacagggaaaaaaaaaaaaaagttatggagagATGTTATAAGATTTCTCGGCTTAGAGGACAGTCCTCATATtcaatatacatatttatttatattagaaACTGTACATTTGCTTTCATCCTTTGAAAACAGTGAAGGTCTACTTTACACCAATGTTTCATTAACAgcaaaataaagatatatataaaaaaaaaaaaaaaaagcacacaaatGTATGGCTGCAGAGATACTTGACTTTCCGCCAGAAAGTAACAAACCTAAATTCACAGGCaatgacatttaggacatatctatTAGCGGTTTACATGAACATAATGGCTTGAATTCATAGCAGAACCCccacagctatttttttttttttatccatttccaAAAGGCTCTGGAGGAATCCTGATAGACCCCATTAACTTAGAACAGGTTCTGGTATGTTTAAACATCACCTTAAAATGCTGTGAACACCGcccaagggcttattcagacgaacgggatctacatccgtgcaacacgcgtgattttcacacatatcgcacggacctatattagtctatgaggcagtgcagacatgtgcgtgatttttacacagcgtgagtcCACTCGACAAAGTCACGACATCTCTGTTCTTTGGGcgcatcacgcagccattgaagtcaatgggtgcgtgaaaatcacgtgcaccgcacgcaagcacttccgtgggacgagcgtgattcgcgcaactgctGTGAAAAAGATCAATGAAAACGGAAAAGCACAtgcttttgtttacaaacatccaaacgtgaAAAGCccacagctgcgcatcatacggggctgacacacggagcggtcaagtgccttttgcgcgcacaaaacacacgctcgtgtaaatgcagCCTAAGGAGGAGTTCACACAGCATTTACGTTCGGCCAGCGTTTGTTgtcgcttatttttttttttaaatgctcaaaaCGAGCGCCGCAGTTTTTCCCTGCCTCCCATGGTTTTCAACAGGCGGCCATACACAGAAACCGCTCAAAGAAAAagaatgtcactttttttttcttcccgtgAGTggccaaatgagaaaaaaaaaaacacctattaaACAATGGGGAGAGATttgggccgttttttggcacCAATTCAGACGCGGCTTCCACGTCAAAATCTGTGCCAAAAAACTGAGTGGAATGACCAAGAATTCTTTTCCagtttaaggctgagttcacatcagcgtctggcTTTctattcatcggttcctctgacggaacccatgaacggaagtctAACGGAAACCATCgcttccgtttgtattaccattcatttcagtggtaatgcttctgttgcaattggtttcctttccgtaaagtttccatctttttcacggaaacaatagcatatagtagactacgctggcttccgttcatcggttccgacggaaaggtcgaacaGAACCCCGACGCGGATATGAACACACCCTAACTGAGCCTGAAACAAACCTTTGCTATTTGATTACAAGGGTAAATGTGTATCACCCTCCAAAGTTATTTTAGTGAAACTGCAAAAATATCAAAATATTGGATGactattttaaattaaaaaaaaacatatgaagtttttttgcaaaatgagaTGTATATTATATCTGTAATGTGTACCTCTGAATGGTCTTGTATTAAAGGAATGGAAATTGTTAAAAACAATGCATAAACAGTTCTGCATTACAAAGtttctcctttaaaaaaaatgataaacaaTGTGAATGTGGGATAAAGGGAAGCTGTCACATTGCCATATCTGCAGGCAGCATTTTATCGAGCTGGAGAAGCTGGGCAGATTAATACTTTTTTGGGAAAAGAATTACAAATAACTTATTTTATTGATTTGAATAATGTCTGAGTCCAGAGGGTAGATCGACTCAATGACTGAAAGCCATGACTACATGAGCAAGCATACAGAAATAGTCGCCAATCACCAATGACTGCGCTCTAGACTATGGACCAttttacagcttacatatagaattaagctatgtaaatacattgcattattcACAATGTGCTGATCCTTAGTCATAGCTTGTGTAgttcagagctgtattcacaatccttCAGGCTTCAGAGCAGAAATCTCCCAACATTCTTTGCTGTTCGAATGTGTCGACAGCTTTCTCTGGTCATTTGTATTCTGGTAATGTAAGTATTATGCCATTGCATTAAACGAGCTCCGATAAGCTGTAAGGGTGCACGCACACATGGCGTACTAGCAttgtgtatccacagtgtaaaccTACGTTGCGGAAACCTTTACAATGTATGgcgataacaaaaaaaaaatactccaatGCAAGAACTAGAGCAATCCATCTGTTTTCCTACAGGTATACATTTTACACTGTGAACATACAATGCAAGTACGCTACGTGTGATCGCACCCTTAGGGATCTGTCTGACAATGAGCTTAACATTTCCAAGAACAatcagcagaattatgaatgtaGCTCTGGACAATAATTCAGGCTCTAACTCAGGaaaaataaaattgggaatagtaCAACTGGAATATTTTTCCCACTGCAGACATTACATGATGCAAATGGAAGAAAAACAAGGACTTATTTGAGAAGTTCACAGTATTTCAGATAACTACTGCAATGTAATGTAGAGGCCCATGAGTCTTCCATCTTTGAAGTCGATTTGATttagaggaaagaaaaaaaaaatcttccattgAGAAAGGAAAGGACTGCAGGATATCAGTTCAAAGATCCGAGACAATACTTtcatttcttcttcttctttttcttgtcTGAATCCAGCAGCCTCTGTTTTACTTCCTCAGGGAGGGCACCAAGCTTCTTGCTTTTAGCTTTCTTTACCTTTTCTTTAATGGCGTTCACATCGATCTTGGTAGAAGCAGCAactaaaaaaataacatacattaaATGTGTTCGTATTCTCAGATTCAAGAGCATGAAATTGTACTGATCACCAGAAGTCTCATTCCAGGCACAACATTGGGTTCTCCAACATATGGAAACCTCCAGGCATAAAGGTGTCAGTTGTGGAAATTCCCCCTTTATTATTAGCTATAAGATTCAACTTTTATACGTAAGATGTTACATAGGGATGTACACAGAtattgttaaaggctatgtaaacctttgacttttaaaaagaaaaaaaaaattcccatcagtgtgattggtgtaactcTAGAATTAGTTtttactaaaaattatttttactttgagatacagctgctctgtattctgtatacagagaaaTGATAtagttcgctaaatcctgttcctgtcaggtccgcgagactaactggttcagtgaaagcgggtcgtgCGCGTCTGTCATGCAGGATCCacatgttatccatcacatctgagTTCATGATTTAAATGTaaaagattacaggtggatccgtgggactgacagattcaggtcttcgtgaacgatacagctgctatgtatgcagagcagccgtatctaaaaaagtaaaaatatttaataaaaacgaactataaagtttcaccaatcacactgacatgATTCAAATAATTGTATTATATATGCAAAGTCAAAATAAAATCTACACACACACCTTAAGAACAGTATTTCTCCGTTACTAATTCAAGTATCCCCTACTCAAAAGAAGCACATCAAATGCACCCCCAAATGCTATGATCATACGATGTGCTGCACATTAAAAGTAAAGGATGAGGACATTGTGAGTACCGCTTAGATACTATGGTTTGAGAACctaggctttaaaaaaaaaaaaataaggaggtatatatatatatatatatatatatatatcctatacATAGAGACCACAATGTCTATTACCTTCCTTTGGCTCTTCAACTGGTTTTTCCTCAGGAGGGATAAATGCTTTGTTTCTCTCCTCTTGCCTCTTTGAAACTGCTTCAGCTTGTTTAGTCTGGAAAAATACCAAAAAAGCATAAGCAAAATATCTGTATGGCTTGGAGGCACCTCATGATAAGTTGTCAGTGACAAATACATACCTTTACAACTTCAAGTCTCTTCCTCATCTTCTGGCTTTTCTTCAAGAAGTATTCACCACTTTCAATTTCCTTGTCAACCTGTCAACACATTAACATTAAATAATTTTCAAATGAGCACAgcgacctctccattcattctctgcccgGATGCAGCAGCCAGCTGCTGCCTCACCAAGTGAAATGTGGGGGTGGCGGGGGGAGGGTGGACAGAGGATCCCTGTACTCCCAACAGTTGGGAGCCCCAGTGGTGGGACCTCCAACTATCAAATGTCTGCCATGTTCTGTGGATATGAAAAACGTCTCTAGgaagaaaacccctttataggagttttcccatcttggacacgtatagcatatccacaggatatgccataaatgtccaagagatgcgggtctcacctatctctagaacaggtccCCCTGACCCCCAACTTCTGTTGCTCTCGCGCCACTGACTGACGAGGTGCTCTATGGAAACAGAATAGCTCACTGTGCTACGGTGTTTCCACTACTCCCATTCACATATGTGAGTTAGAGACCGTGTAGCTCAGTGAAAACTTTTCCCCCTAGagtatagtaaaaaaacaaacaattggtatccgcgtccgtaaaagtctgaactattaccatatatcattatttaacccacacggtgaacgccgtaaaaaaaaataataataataaatttaaaaaaaaaaaaataaaaaaacaatggaggaatcgctgtttttttcattttctactccacaaataattttttcccgtttcctagtacattatatagcacaataaatggtgccacagaaaactacaactcgtctcgcaaaaatcaagccctcatagtactatatcgacggaaaaataaagaagttatggcttttggaaggtggggagaaaaaaacaaaaatgaaaacctgaaaaaggactgccttttcaggcctggtcattaaccccttaatgaccgggccattttgcacgttaatgaccaaggattattttttgtttttccacggtcgcactccaagagtcgtaactctttttttattccgtcgacatagccgtataagggcttgttttttccgggacgagttgtattttgtaattgtaccatttttagatgcttataacatattgattaacttttattaactttattttaggagagaattgaaaataagcagctattccagcattaattttcacgttataaatttacgccgtttactatgcagcgtaaataacatgttaactttattctatgggtcggcacgattacagggataccaaatgtgtaaaggttttatatgttttttctacgtttgcacaataaaaacccttttagaaaaaaattacttgtttttgcatcgccgcgttccaagaggcgtaatttttttatttttccgtcgatgtggccgtacgtgggattgatttttgcgggacaatgtgtagttttcattagtactattttggggtacataggacttatagatgaacttttattttattttttatggggggaatgggagaaaagagagaattttgccgttgttttttgcgttttctttggacgccgttcatccggcggtttaattaatgtgttcattttattggtcaagttgttacgattgcggggataccatatatgtgtatgtgtgatttgttttgaccgttttattaaataaaaccactttttggggcaaaaaagtagttttatttgactttgactgtaattttttttattttttttttcacaaactttatttaacggttttacttttttttttttagtcccaccaggggacttcactatgcgatgtgccgatcgcatatataatgctttggtatacttcgtataccaaagcattattgcctgtcagtgtaaaactgacaggtaacctgttaggtcatgcctctggcatcgcctaacaggcagatgctgaagacagacctgggggtctttgttagacccccggctgtcatggaaacccgacggcgacccgcgatttgtttgcgggggcgccgatcgggagacagagggagttcccccctctgtcaaacacattaaatgccgctgtcactgttgacagcggcatttaatgggttaaactgccggaatcggcgcgtgcttcgattccggcagttgcagcaggagccaggctgtgtataacagccgtgctcctgccgctgatcgcgtgggtaaactgtcagtacccgcgcgatcacaggacggatatatccgtcctcctgcgcgaactagcagctgctgaggacggatatatccgtccttcggcgttaaggggttaaagaggctgttTACtagtcaaagaggctctgtcaccacattataagtgccctgtctcatacataatgtgatcggcgctgtaatgtagattacagcagtggttttattttgaaaaacaatcccttttgagcaagttatgagcaattttagatttattctaattagtttcctaatgaccaactgagcgtgtttttactttttaccaactgggcgttgtacagaggagcgtatgacgctgaccaatcagtgaccaatcagcgtcctacacttcccattgttccagcccagcttctttgactgcacaatcacactaacaatgggctggaacaatgagaagtgtatgacgctgattggtcactgattggtcagcgtcatacactcctctgtacaacgcccagttggtaaaaaagtaaaacacgcccagttgtctattaagaaacgaattagcataaatctaaaattgctcataacttgctcaaaaatgatcgtttttcaaaataaaaaccaatgttctctacattacagcgccgatcacattatgtaggagatagggcacttctaatgtggtgacagagcctctttaaggggttaattactgaAATGTGTGTAGCAGCTGTTCATGGGAACACACAAGGTTCAGAGTTGTATACCTGGCTATCGGGCTGTGGTGGTGGGAACGGTGTATATTCTCTCTTTATCCTCTTTTTCATTGGTTCTTTCCTCTTGCTCACATTCTTGTGCTTGAACTGTGGTAGAAATCTGTCCCAGCTTCTTGACCTCAATTCTGGGTCTTTAGCTAACTCTCGTTTGATCATTAAAGCCTAAAGACATAACAGAACACGAGGAATCTTCACTAAACAAAAACCAGCTTAAATATGCCAATTAAACATTGTTCCCTATGTTAATTGATACAATTAAATGACCCGTTTCATCAGAGGCAACCCCTTTCAGAATCAGATATTGCCAAGGGACagccagacatttcccctgcagtggccacagccgtaaaaatgtattttttaattttggccattctaaaaaaaattaaaaaaaaaatggccaactATATAATACATGGACAATACGAGTCCACCAGAATGAAAAccactcttaggccctgttcacacagttttttgcaggcagaaaattctgcctggaaaaatcagctgtttttttgaaagtggttttgcaccatacgcgttttttgcggcttttttttttttatagctatttCTTCAACAGGAGGATGGAATAACCGCAAGCGTTTTGCCAAAAAAATTGCGTCAAAAAACACGTTTGTTTCTgtcgcccattgatttaaatggggtttttgaggcggaaaacgcctcaagatagggcatgtcgcttatttttccaacgagcgttttttttttttttttgctcacggaaaataaacgcctccacctcccattggaatcaataggaggcaattttggctgttttttgccaCGGCTTTCTCGGGAAAAACAAAACTGTTTGAACAGGGCCTTCCGGAGCAGCTCTCTGACTTGAACCAGAGGGGGATCCCCGCtattatgacgtccatatgccctaatagcacatatggacaggggttgtctgtgTGGGATAAGACATAGTGCAGCATAAGGCATACAGCACACAAGTTCAATAGATACCACCAATCATAATTAGATATAATTGCAATTTACTTCAAACCAATGTTGCACTTTCTTAGAATGTAAAAGCTTTTTCTATGGTTCTTTTTAAAAATCTCACAACCAGCtaatccattaaccccttcaggacacagtctgttttggctttgtggacacacgtcagatttgaaaaaattggctgtcactttatgtggtaataactttggaattcttttacttatccaagcgattctgaaatagttttctcgtgacacattgtgcaTTAGGATAGTGGAAAATTTGTCAATAAATTCAGtaagtatttgtgaaaaacaccaaaccttAGAGAAAATTCTCAGAAATTAGCGTTTTTCTAAGTTTAAAATgtatgcttgtaaaacagatattaataccacacaaaaaaaatagttactagttaacatttctcatgtctactttgtttgcatcgttttttgaacatccttttatttttctaggacgttacaagcaaggcttagagctttagcagcaatttctcaatttctattttttttatggaccagttcagatgTGGCTTtgggggccctatatattagaaagtccccataaatctccccatttgaaaactgcacccctcaaagtattcaaaaccgcatttagaaagtttcttaacgctttacaggaattaaagcaacgtagaggtgaagtttacacattatttgtttttgccgaaattcatttcaaattaaaaaattttttatcacagaagattttaccggagaaacacagctcaatatttattgcccagattctgcaaaaacgtagacattttttacaaggaataaaggagaaaaagaaccccaacatttgtgaagcaatttctcctgattatggcaacaccccatatgtggtaataaactgctgtttggacccatggcagggctcagaagggaaggagcgcctttagaCTTTGAGCTTAAAtaaagctggaatggttttcaggtgtcatgttgcaaagcccctgaggggacaaaccagtggaaacccctaaaaaacaggaaactacaccacttaagaaaatccatctaggggtatattgagcattttggcccctcttttgcagaatttattagaattaggccgtgaaaaggaatatcaacattttgtccactaaaatgttgcattttttttttcattttcacaagggataaaaggaaaaaaagaaccccaacatttgtaaagcaattgctctagagtacggcaataacccagatgtggttataaatgttttttcattcgaaatgaattaaccctttcaggactgatcaattttttgctttttcattttagtttttcactccccaccttccaagagacgtaatgtttttatttttctgtcaatagagtggtgtgagggatgttttttttgcgggacgagttggtttctaaggggtttgtagcagatcggcaCCTCCCACGATGCGATCGctatatttaaggggttaattgacaaaATCATTGGCgatggaccgctggccggcaacagtggagtgtcagctgtaggGGACAGTAACTATGTCCTGGTGCGGGAAAAAACTTCCCGCGagaacgtacagttgcgtcgtcgtGCGGATAAGACCATCTTGTCTCCATTTGTGATGCAGTGTATTATTCTTCAAAGGGATGACTGGACAATGCCTACCCTATGATCACTATCGCACATGTCGCTTGTTTGAAGAACTTTCCATACTGACATTAGTAGCCATTTTTATTCATCCTGGTTGCTTTCAGTAAACAGGAGATTTACCTTTATGTTGTAAATGGGGTGAATGTTCTTCAATGTGTCCAGAACTACTTTCCTAACCTGCAATAATAATTAAATGCATTAATAAGAGTAAAATGAGGCAGCAGAAGTAGATTTCAATTTTAATGTGTAGAACACAACTGAATGCATACCAAAACACACCTGTGACTTATGTACTTAcgattaaaataaaaaactgtttaTTTGAATGTCAAGCAGAAAAATACATTTGTGAAAATACAGATTTTATTCTGTTTACCTCTTTAAGGCCACCGAAGGGACCCAGGGCTGATACAGTATTCCCTTGGATCATTATGTAACAGTTTGTCAGAAGCTCCAGAGCCTGAGGGATAACAACGCAGAGTAAATAAGCCGTCTCACAACGCAGATATTTTTTTCTACGTGTACAATTTGAAAATACCTTTAGAGTTGATCCCTTAGGTCCCAGAAGTCGCTGTCTCCTCTTAATAAACCTCTCCCGGTTTTGTACCAAGGTTCCAATTTTTATTATGTCACAGGCCGTGTCATCCTGGAGGATTCTCACAGCCTAAGGAAAGGTAATGAGTAATGTTACATCTTATTACCATTCTTGTAACAGCCGAAAAACGACAACAGATATTCATCTATTTCATGGAAGACGTGATCAATCCTGTGC from Rhinoderma darwinii isolate aRhiDar2 chromosome 3, aRhiDar2.hap1, whole genome shotgun sequence carries:
- the KRR1 gene encoding KRR1 small subunit processome component homolog, whose translation is MAEDSANPRPGSGKKRPRETQPAVAESELLTVPDGWKEEPFTKADNPKGLLEESSFATLFPKYREAYIKECWPLVQKALNEYSVKAELDLIEGSMTVTTTKKTYDPYVIVRARDLIKLLARSVPFEQAVRILQDDTACDIIKIGTLVQNRERFIKRRQRLLGPKGSTLKALELLTNCYIMIQGNTVSALGPFGGLKEVRKVVLDTLKNIHPIYNIKALMIKRELAKDPELRSRSWDRFLPQFKHKNVSKRKEPMKKRIKREYTPFPPPQPDSQVDKEIESGEYFLKKSQKMRKRLEVVKTKQAEAVSKRQEERNKAFIPPEEKPVEEPKEVAASTKIDVNAIKEKVKKAKSKKLGALPEEVKQRLLDSDKKKKKKK